The proteins below come from a single Demetria terragena DSM 11295 genomic window:
- a CDS encoding PucR family transcriptional regulator — protein sequence MDERPASTLSVRDVLATPVLRAAGPEVVAGHDGLAGRVRWVHSAELADIAPLLRPDDLLLSTGIAMPDTPAELAEFASSLADTGASGIVIELGRRWQRIPQSLITACDNLGLPLVALRQEARFAAIIQDVGERLVASQIAELREAQRVHETFTELSVAEAGPRDILEAVQRLSGSTVVLENENHQILDFRSGTDDPADMLLNWGPSSRRLQVHGRTSWDADGGWLISRVGRRERRWGRLLIRATQPPPGRLFAVIERAAAALAMDRLHARQQDSVVRRTHHELIVGLLSDPRSPDLAKRCELAEFPVERRQFVGVTINPRPNPGENISRTPDVDELVAAAVHAAHEQRTPALVCEVDSDVRLLLSLDAGAQVAPIVTAITRALEHRGRIVAGAGRPVPRLTQADRTLRESHQVVQAVRGDSAGVHWLEDVHLRGLLALLAEDDRLGLFVDRELAALRDYDASHGTDLEAAVRALLEHPTSKVAAAAALHLSRPVFYDRIAKAERVLGVDVDDPHIRASLHVAMLAAELTPP from the coding sequence ATGGACGAGCGTCCCGCCAGCACCTTGAGTGTGCGCGACGTGCTCGCGACGCCGGTACTGCGCGCCGCGGGGCCCGAGGTGGTGGCTGGGCACGACGGCCTCGCCGGACGCGTCCGATGGGTCCACTCTGCCGAACTTGCCGACATCGCGCCTCTGTTGCGACCCGATGATCTCCTGCTCAGCACTGGTATCGCCATGCCGGACACCCCTGCAGAACTTGCCGAGTTCGCCTCCAGCCTCGCCGATACCGGCGCCTCGGGGATCGTCATCGAACTCGGTCGGCGCTGGCAGCGCATTCCCCAGTCGCTCATCACGGCGTGCGACAACCTGGGCTTGCCGCTGGTCGCACTACGGCAAGAGGCCAGATTCGCCGCGATCATCCAGGACGTCGGCGAGCGCCTGGTCGCCTCACAGATCGCTGAGCTGCGTGAAGCGCAGCGCGTGCACGAGACGTTCACCGAGTTGAGCGTTGCCGAAGCAGGACCGAGGGACATTCTCGAAGCAGTGCAACGCCTTTCGGGCAGCACCGTTGTCTTGGAAAACGAGAACCACCAGATTCTCGACTTTCGCAGCGGCACGGACGATCCAGCAGACATGCTGCTCAACTGGGGCCCCAGTTCACGACGGTTGCAGGTACATGGCCGCACCAGTTGGGACGCCGACGGCGGATGGCTCATCAGTCGCGTCGGCCGCCGCGAACGGCGGTGGGGCCGGCTACTCATTCGCGCCACCCAACCCCCACCGGGTCGACTGTTCGCTGTCATCGAGCGCGCCGCGGCGGCACTCGCGATGGATCGCCTTCATGCCCGCCAGCAGGACAGCGTCGTGCGGCGCACTCATCACGAACTCATCGTCGGTCTTCTCTCCGACCCGCGTTCGCCAGACCTAGCCAAGCGGTGCGAGCTCGCCGAATTTCCTGTCGAGCGAAGGCAATTCGTGGGAGTCACCATCAATCCCCGACCCAATCCGGGTGAGAACATTTCGCGCACTCCTGACGTGGATGAGTTGGTCGCGGCCGCCGTCCACGCCGCCCACGAGCAGCGCACTCCTGCCTTGGTGTGTGAGGTCGACTCCGACGTGCGCCTCCTGCTCTCACTGGATGCTGGGGCGCAGGTCGCACCGATTGTCACCGCGATCACCCGCGCTCTTGAGCACCGGGGCCGCATCGTCGCCGGTGCCGGTCGTCCCGTGCCGCGGCTTACCCAAGCCGACCGCACGTTGCGGGAATCCCACCAGGTCGTCCAGGCCGTACGCGGTGACAGCGCCGGAGTCCATTGGCTGGAAGACGTCCACCTGCGCGGACTGCTGGCATTGCTCGCCGAAGACGACCGGCTCGGCTTGTTCGTCGACCGCGAGCTCGCGGCGCTTCGGGACTATGACGCCTCCCACGGCACCGATCTGGAGGCCGCCGTCCGCGCCCTGCTGGAGCACCCGACCAGCAAGGTCGCCGCCGCCGCGGCCCTCCATCTGTCCCGACCGGTCTTCTATGACCGGATCGCCAAGGCTGAGCGCGTTCTCGGAGTCGATGTGGACGACCCGCATATTCGCGCATCACTCCACGTCGCGATGCTCGCGGCTGAGCTCACTCCACCCTGA
- a CDS encoding YihY/virulence factor BrkB family protein: MAVDALETPDVIERPTEIPQVTAKPDVKVAFKRAIAKFGRDGSTDTAATLTYYGLFSLFPALAAVVALISQVVKPDAIMDILVELTGKSREDLSTVGTIVNNFADSKGAGLTLVIGVVTALWSASGYVGGFSRAMNRIYNVQEGRPVFALRPWLYVVTAIQALMIVTIIVATVLSGSLAKTIFDAVGLGTEAAGLWDMVKLPFMAFMVITIIGLLYWATPNVRKPRRMFFSWGALFAFVTWILATIGFATYVGLSAGAKYQETFGPFATAALFMFWLWLTNLIMLFGAELDAELERTRQLKSGLPAETMILLPLRNDAAIIKAQEKLDQNVTEAYVLRRDAEETLDERGMPVLDREPPAAVRKVADGGESQDPLEAQRAAKTTADDAGDDVTNQEPAPVTTAAMRATIEQERHERRTAELAEMRRQRVIRDRLEDQERKAAKVEAEREKKRAKEAAKQAAKEPKEEPTPIEEEWAHREMVRARYAPRRTPERDAADIERAKRRVTFRTEQAEKAANPPPPKPPKPVKVPMPSPLRDDIVNGREERRHTWYDENPRQPEVVPLPKRRDVKGSS; this comes from the coding sequence ATGGCCGTGGATGCCTTGGAGACCCCGGACGTCATCGAGCGACCCACCGAGATACCGCAGGTAACTGCGAAGCCTGACGTGAAAGTTGCGTTCAAGCGAGCGATTGCGAAGTTCGGCAGAGACGGCAGCACTGACACCGCGGCCACCCTGACCTATTACGGCTTGTTCTCGTTGTTCCCGGCGCTCGCGGCGGTGGTGGCGTTGATCAGCCAGGTGGTCAAGCCGGACGCAATCATGGACATTCTTGTTGAGCTGACCGGAAAATCGAGGGAGGACTTGTCCACGGTCGGCACTATCGTCAACAACTTCGCGGACAGCAAAGGCGCCGGCCTCACCCTGGTTATCGGTGTGGTGACGGCCTTGTGGTCGGCCTCCGGGTATGTCGGCGGCTTCAGCCGGGCGATGAACCGTATCTACAACGTCCAGGAAGGACGGCCCGTTTTTGCGCTACGGCCATGGCTCTACGTCGTGACCGCCATTCAGGCCCTGATGATCGTGACGATCATCGTGGCAACCGTGCTGTCCGGTTCCTTGGCCAAGACCATCTTCGATGCTGTCGGGCTGGGCACTGAGGCCGCGGGCCTTTGGGACATGGTGAAGCTCCCGTTCATGGCGTTCATGGTGATCACGATCATCGGGCTGCTCTACTGGGCAACGCCGAACGTGCGCAAGCCGCGGCGGATGTTCTTCTCCTGGGGTGCGCTGTTCGCGTTTGTCACGTGGATCCTGGCCACGATCGGCTTCGCTACTTACGTCGGCCTGTCCGCGGGCGCGAAATATCAGGAGACGTTCGGCCCGTTCGCGACCGCAGCGCTGTTCATGTTCTGGCTGTGGCTGACCAACCTCATCATGCTGTTTGGTGCCGAGCTCGATGCCGAACTTGAGCGCACCCGCCAACTCAAGTCGGGACTCCCGGCCGAGACGATGATCTTGCTGCCGCTGCGCAACGATGCGGCCATCATCAAGGCCCAGGAGAAACTCGACCAGAACGTCACCGAGGCATACGTCCTGCGCCGCGACGCCGAAGAAACTTTGGACGAGCGCGGTATGCCCGTGCTGGATCGGGAGCCCCCGGCCGCGGTGCGCAAGGTGGCAGACGGGGGCGAGTCGCAGGACCCGCTTGAGGCCCAGCGAGCCGCGAAAACGACCGCCGACGACGCAGGAGATGACGTGACGAATCAGGAACCGGCGCCGGTGACGACCGCTGCGATGCGCGCCACCATCGAGCAGGAGCGCCACGAGCGCAGGACCGCTGAACTGGCTGAGATGCGGCGCCAGCGGGTCATCCGCGACCGACTTGAGGACCAGGAGCGCAAGGCCGCCAAGGTCGAAGCAGAGCGGGAGAAGAAGCGCGCCAAGGAGGCGGCGAAGCAAGCGGCCAAGGAGCCAAAGGAAGAGCCCACGCCGATCGAGGAAGAGTGGGCGCACCGGGAGATGGTCCGAGCCCGTTATGCCCCGCGCCGCACGCCAGAGCGGGATGCCGCGGACATCGAGCGTGCCAAGCGCCGGGTGACCTTCCGTACCGAGCAGGCGGAGAAGGCAGCCAACCCGCCGCCACCCAAGCCGCCCAAGCCCGTCAAGGTGCCGATGCCCAGCCCGCTGCGCGATGACATCGTGAATGGTCGCGAAGAGCGTCGCCACACCTGGTACGACGAGAACCCTCGACAGCCCGAGGTTGTGCCGCTTCCGAAGCGTCGGGATGTGAAGGGCTCGTCCTAA
- a CDS encoding LysR family transcriptional regulator: MIDQRIRVLRTVSELGTVTAAAHAWGYTPSAVSHQLRALSRDLGFPLLEPDGRNVRLTVAAQILLEGADEMNARWEELRAEIAANVREHGGLLTLCGFSTAAAALLPGAVLAVQESFPFGTVRIVEANPAECFDLLLAERADLAVIVATDSTPRRNDSRFEQQSLLDDPIDLLVPADHPLAQRDSVLLQDASSEDWILDRPGSPYRHLVLAACAYAGFTPSIAHESAEWDTGAALVSAGLGVAIVPRLGRLPEDPRVKRVPLGGDPPPARHILTAIRRGSADQPMLSAALAHLRTRAQMDA; encoded by the coding sequence ATGATTGATCAGCGGATCCGGGTACTCCGCACAGTGTCCGAACTGGGGACGGTGACGGCGGCCGCGCACGCCTGGGGATACACACCGTCGGCCGTCTCACACCAACTGCGCGCGCTGTCGCGCGATCTGGGCTTTCCGTTGTTGGAGCCGGACGGCCGCAACGTCCGATTGACGGTTGCGGCCCAGATCCTGCTGGAGGGCGCCGATGAGATGAATGCGCGCTGGGAGGAGTTGCGGGCCGAGATTGCGGCGAACGTCCGTGAGCACGGCGGTTTGCTGACGTTGTGCGGATTCTCGACGGCAGCGGCGGCACTGTTACCGGGTGCGGTGCTCGCGGTGCAAGAGTCGTTCCCCTTTGGGACAGTGCGGATCGTCGAGGCGAATCCGGCGGAGTGCTTTGACTTGCTGTTGGCCGAGCGGGCCGACCTCGCCGTCATCGTGGCGACCGATTCGACGCCTCGACGAAATGACAGCCGATTCGAGCAACAATCGCTGCTGGATGACCCGATCGACTTGCTGGTTCCGGCAGATCACCCGCTTGCCCAGCGAGATTCGGTGCTACTGCAGGACGCATCCAGTGAGGACTGGATTCTGGATCGGCCCGGCAGTCCCTACCGTCACCTGGTGTTGGCGGCTTGCGCGTACGCCGGTTTCACGCCGTCCATCGCGCATGAGTCGGCTGAGTGGGATACCGGGGCGGCCCTGGTCAGCGCGGGTCTCGGTGTCGCGATCGTGCCGCGCTTGGGGCGCCTGCCCGAGGATCCGCGGGTGAAACGGGTGCCGTTGGGGGGTGATCCGCCGCCAGCGCGGCACATCCTCACTGCGATCCGACGGGGCAGCGCGGATCAGCCCATGCTGTCTGCGGCTCTGGCTCATCTTCGCACCCGGGCACAAATGGACGCATAA
- a CDS encoding NADH:flavin oxidoreductase, whose protein sequence is MATFDPLLEPYDLKGVRLRNRVVSTSHEPAYGDAGMPKERYRAYHVEKAKGGVGLTMMGGSAVVSPDSPPSFGNLLLWQDEIVPWLRDLVDEVHEHGAAVMTQITHLGRRTSNYTDDWLPLVYPSPLREPAHRAFPKAAERWDLDRITRDFADAAARCQAAGLDGIELEAYGHLLDGFLSPLTNHRTDEYGGDLQHRMAFPRQVIRAIREAVGPEFIVGIRMSMDEDRPGGLQPEETLEALRHYVSDGVDFLSLIKGTIDSDATLAKVIPSMGTPSAPFLEFAGQIKRAVEIPVMHASRISDVPTARHAIREGLLDLVGMTRAQLADPYLVAKVAARAEDRIRPCVGANYCLDAIYESGDAKCLHNPATGRELSLPQVVQISPGAKRRAVVVGAGPAGLEAARVLAERGHRVTVLEAADEPGGQVRLASQSPRRRDLIGITDWRVAEAQRAGATIKYGVYAETDDVLNEEPDLVIVATGGMPNREFLDGGTSLVSDSWDVLEGSVRPSGDVLVYDDNGTEPGLDAAEHLASAGARVHFVTPERTLGIGVGGMNAPAYLKAFAEHDVEVSLAYRLERVTQQDGRRVAHLRHEYANRTREVVVDRVVVEHGTLPNDELYTKLLPHSVNLGEVDHEALRAGTVQSIATNSASGYQLFRIGDAVASRNIHAAIYDALRLCHPF, encoded by the coding sequence ATGGCTACCTTCGACCCGCTGCTGGAGCCGTACGACCTCAAAGGCGTCAGGCTGCGGAACCGCGTCGTCAGCACGTCGCACGAGCCGGCGTACGGCGACGCGGGCATGCCCAAGGAGCGCTACCGCGCCTATCACGTCGAGAAGGCCAAAGGCGGCGTCGGTCTGACCATGATGGGTGGATCTGCGGTGGTCTCCCCCGACAGCCCGCCGTCCTTCGGCAATCTCCTGCTCTGGCAGGACGAGATCGTGCCGTGGCTGCGCGATCTCGTCGACGAAGTGCACGAGCATGGCGCGGCCGTGATGACCCAAATCACCCACTTGGGGCGACGCACAAGCAACTACACCGACGACTGGCTACCGCTGGTCTACCCCTCGCCGCTGCGCGAGCCTGCACATCGCGCGTTTCCCAAGGCTGCGGAGCGGTGGGACCTGGACCGCATCACGAGAGACTTTGCCGATGCCGCCGCCCGATGTCAGGCGGCTGGCCTCGACGGGATCGAACTCGAGGCGTACGGCCACCTGCTCGACGGATTCTTGTCACCGCTGACCAACCACCGTACGGACGAATATGGCGGAGACTTGCAACACCGCATGGCGTTCCCCCGTCAGGTGATTCGCGCGATCCGGGAAGCCGTCGGCCCTGAATTCATCGTGGGCATCCGGATGTCCATGGACGAGGACCGCCCTGGCGGCCTCCAGCCCGAGGAGACCTTGGAGGCGCTGCGTCACTACGTCAGCGACGGCGTCGACTTTCTCAGCCTGATCAAGGGCACGATCGACAGCGACGCCACCCTGGCCAAGGTGATTCCCTCGATGGGAACGCCCTCCGCACCGTTCTTGGAGTTCGCCGGACAGATCAAGCGGGCGGTGGAGATCCCCGTGATGCACGCCTCGCGAATCTCCGATGTCCCGACCGCACGCCACGCCATCCGCGAGGGACTCCTCGACCTCGTCGGCATGACCCGCGCCCAACTCGCGGACCCTTACCTCGTAGCCAAGGTCGCCGCGCGCGCGGAAGACCGCATCCGGCCCTGTGTGGGGGCGAATTACTGCCTCGATGCCATCTACGAGTCGGGCGACGCCAAGTGCCTGCATAACCCGGCCACCGGACGAGAGTTGAGCCTCCCGCAGGTAGTGCAGATCTCCCCTGGTGCCAAGCGTCGGGCCGTCGTCGTCGGCGCGGGACCCGCGGGCCTTGAGGCTGCGCGCGTCCTGGCCGAGCGTGGGCATCGCGTGACCGTCCTCGAAGCCGCCGACGAACCCGGCGGTCAGGTCCGGCTGGCGTCCCAATCACCCCGTCGACGCGACCTCATCGGAATCACCGACTGGCGGGTTGCCGAAGCACAACGAGCCGGGGCCACCATCAAATACGGCGTCTACGCCGAGACCGACGACGTCCTGAACGAGGAGCCCGACCTGGTCATCGTGGCGACCGGCGGCATGCCAAACCGCGAATTCCTCGACGGCGGAACGTCTTTGGTAAGCGACAGCTGGGACGTGCTGGAGGGGTCAGTTCGCCCGTCGGGTGACGTCCTGGTCTACGACGACAACGGCACCGAACCTGGCCTTGACGCTGCCGAGCACCTCGCCAGCGCTGGCGCACGGGTCCACTTCGTCACCCCCGAGCGCACCCTCGGCATCGGCGTCGGTGGGATGAATGCCCCCGCCTACTTGAAGGCCTTCGCGGAGCATGACGTGGAGGTGAGCCTGGCATACCGGCTGGAACGGGTGACCCAACAAGACGGCCGACGGGTAGCGCACCTTCGCCACGAGTACGCCAACCGCACCCGCGAGGTGGTTGTCGATCGAGTCGTCGTCGAGCACGGGACCCTCCCGAACGACGAGCTCTACACCAAGTTGCTTCCCCACTCGGTCAACCTTGGCGAGGTCGATCACGAAGCGCTCCGCGCCGGGACCGTCCAGTCCATCGCCACCAATTCCGCGAGTGGGTATCAACTTTTTCGCATCGGCGATGCCGTGGCGAGTCGCAACATCCACGCCGCGATCTACGACGCGCTCCGCCTCTGTCACCCGTTCTGA
- a CDS encoding aromatic ring-hydroxylating oxygenase subunit alpha: MTMLDAAPTALSASTKLHQRRRPGHALDGEFYTSPTVFEVDIDAVFSRTWIFVATEAEIREPGDYLTVEIGRSSVIVLRDDDEQVRALHNVCRHRGSRLLTEARGDVGNIVCGYHQWTYSTDGTLLHAGQQAPSFDKSCFGLKQVAVRSESGLIFICLADTPPTDFDEVSARVSPYLAPHALERTKVAAQIDLVEHANWKLVMENNRECYHCEAGHPELTETFFPTYGYAPEDIPPRLLPAHARYLAAEAELKRVCDDRGYAHELIEELSGRPSAIRVERAALDGAGESYTMDGTAACRKLLGDLDTARLGRMSLHHQPNMWSHFMADHAVVFSVLPLAADRTLVRTTWLVHQDAVEGEDYDLDHLTDVWIKTNEQDATFCRRAQEGVTDPAYEPGPYAPTEYHVDAFVTWYTERLQEVSR; encoded by the coding sequence ATGACCATGCTCGACGCCGCACCGACTGCACTGTCGGCATCCACCAAACTGCACCAGCGGCGGCGACCTGGGCATGCCTTAGACGGTGAGTTCTACACGTCTCCAACGGTTTTCGAAGTCGATATCGATGCCGTCTTCTCCCGAACGTGGATCTTCGTCGCGACTGAAGCCGAGATCAGAGAACCTGGCGACTACCTGACCGTTGAGATCGGCCGCTCGTCAGTCATCGTTCTGCGCGACGACGACGAACAGGTCCGCGCTCTTCACAACGTGTGTCGGCACCGGGGCTCGCGACTGCTCACCGAGGCGCGTGGGGACGTCGGCAACATCGTGTGCGGCTACCACCAGTGGACCTATTCCACCGATGGCACGCTCCTGCACGCCGGGCAGCAGGCTCCGAGCTTCGACAAATCATGCTTCGGCCTCAAGCAGGTCGCGGTCCGCTCCGAAAGCGGACTGATCTTCATCTGTCTCGCCGACACCCCTCCGACCGACTTTGACGAGGTGTCCGCTCGCGTCTCGCCATACCTCGCGCCCCACGCACTCGAACGCACCAAGGTGGCGGCACAGATCGACCTCGTCGAGCACGCAAACTGGAAGCTCGTGATGGAGAACAACCGGGAGTGTTATCACTGCGAGGCTGGCCACCCTGAGCTGACCGAAACATTCTTCCCCACGTATGGCTATGCGCCAGAGGACATCCCACCACGACTGCTGCCCGCACATGCCCGCTACCTCGCTGCCGAGGCGGAGCTCAAGCGGGTGTGCGACGACCGGGGGTATGCCCACGAACTCATCGAGGAGTTGTCGGGCCGCCCGTCGGCCATTCGCGTTGAGCGCGCAGCCCTTGACGGCGCAGGCGAGTCCTACACGATGGATGGAACCGCCGCATGCCGGAAACTGCTTGGCGATCTGGACACCGCCCGCCTCGGACGGATGAGCCTGCATCACCAGCCGAATATGTGGTCCCACTTCATGGCCGACCATGCTGTGGTCTTCTCCGTTCTGCCGCTCGCAGCAGACCGCACGCTGGTCCGCACCACGTGGCTCGTCCACCAGGACGCGGTTGAGGGCGAAGACTACGACCTCGACCACCTCACCGACGTCTGGATCAAGACCAACGAGCAGGACGCGACCTTCTGCCGTCGCGCCCAAGAGGGCGTCACTGATCCGGCCTACGAGCCTGGCCCCTATGCCCCCACCGAATACCACGTTGATGCCTTCGTCACGTGGTACACGGAACGACTGCAGGAGGTTTCACGATGA
- a CDS encoding hybrid-cluster NAD(P)-dependent oxidoreductase codes for MTEIIGSQVFSRTVDHTPALVHEVDGVLLCTAIDDITHDVRSFTFAIPGGSGLDFDPGQYLTLNLPVDGAYAERCYTISSTPTRPEALTITVKRVPGGPVSNWLHDHLSVGDTVFARGPFGDFSLAHHPADHYLFLSAGSGITPTMSMLRSLVDRADSTQVTFVHSARTPDDIIFRAELAELAGYANVNIAILCEDDAPHEVWEGPRGRLNPLALLTACPQLLTTEIFTCGPPPYMAAVRELADLLGVDPARYHQESFLLGADDTGQSEVTSTTSVSHQVTFQRSGRVIECAESTPLLTAAAHAGLSLASSCGEGVCGTCKLDLLEGDVDMQHAGGIRPREIAAGKILMCCSTPCTDLVIDA; via the coding sequence ATGACGGAAATCATTGGTTCGCAGGTCTTTTCGAGGACCGTCGACCACACCCCAGCCCTCGTGCACGAGGTCGACGGGGTGTTGCTCTGCACAGCAATTGACGACATCACCCACGACGTCCGCTCGTTCACGTTCGCCATTCCTGGCGGAAGCGGACTCGACTTCGATCCCGGTCAGTACCTCACCCTCAACCTTCCGGTCGATGGTGCATACGCCGAGCGCTGCTACACCATCTCTTCCACGCCGACTCGACCTGAGGCCCTGACCATCACGGTCAAGCGAGTGCCCGGCGGGCCGGTGTCGAACTGGCTACACGACCACCTCTCGGTGGGCGACACGGTCTTCGCCCGCGGCCCCTTTGGAGACTTCAGCCTGGCGCACCACCCAGCCGATCACTATCTGTTCCTGTCCGCGGGCAGCGGCATCACCCCGACAATGTCAATGCTCAGGTCACTCGTCGACCGCGCGGATTCCACGCAGGTCACATTCGTCCACAGCGCACGGACCCCCGACGACATCATCTTCCGTGCGGAGTTGGCCGAGTTGGCGGGATACGCCAACGTCAACATCGCCATCCTCTGCGAGGATGACGCCCCACACGAGGTATGGGAGGGACCACGCGGTCGACTTAACCCGTTGGCTCTCCTGACGGCGTGTCCCCAACTGCTCACCACGGAGATCTTCACCTGCGGCCCCCCGCCCTACATGGCCGCGGTGCGCGAGTTGGCCGACCTGCTCGGCGTCGACCCCGCCCGCTATCACCAGGAGTCTTTCCTGCTCGGGGCTGATGACACCGGGCAGTCGGAGGTCACCTCGACCACGTCGGTCTCCCACCAGGTCACCTTCCAGCGCAGCGGGCGGGTGATCGAGTGCGCTGAGTCGACTCCACTCCTCACGGCGGCAGCTCATGCGGGCCTGTCTCTGGCGTCCTCGTGCGGCGAAGGTGTTTGCGGCACTTGCAAACTCGATCTTCTCGAGGGGGACGTCGACATGCAGCACGCAGGAGGAATCCGCCCACGTGAGATCGCTGCGGGAAAGATCCTCATGTGCTGCTCAACGCCGTGCACTGACCTGGTGATCGACGCCTAG
- a CDS encoding BCCT family transporter produces MSAPSSSATKTESPPGGGLSEGIFKPVFIPASVAILGLITIVVIFRDQAEDATGTLNQWVTDGVGWWYVIAVNIFLIFCFYCAFSRIGRIRLGRDDEQPEFGIASWFMMLFSAGMGIGLVFFGVAEPLTNFITPPEAYGDAPQSMEAAQHSVGLMMLQWGLHPWGIYAVVGLGLAYMSFRRGRPLAVRWLLEPLIGRQRVEGWMGHAIDTIAIVGTLFGIATSFGFGVSQLIAGLEFLGWAEESNELIIGLIAAITGIAIWSVVSGVHKGLKWLSNINMTIAASLALVIFIVGPTIFFLKAIPDNFGEYITILPDSMFHTGPFSSDGWEATWPLGYWGWWTSWAPFVGMFIARISRGRTIREFIVGVLLAPTMASLVWFTIFGGGAIFEQRENKSVITNPDEGVNSTTALFQYFDTLPMTTVLSITAMAVVVFFFVTSSDSGSLVIDMLASGGRVDTPVATRVYWAALEGVAAAVLLVVGGDAALTALQTLSISTAAPFSVIMVLGCVSMLRAFRHDVANMPNYIQVIPRSEDQESTEMPQVFGSGAKSRLRSEVRSMAGVSSTMGGLSPAAGQATEVQDPQIISFRNLDASDMTIDPETGEHRLDNEVVDPLAGEVFDTPEFESSQEYVNQGGVVEVAQDEDDQPEPTR; encoded by the coding sequence ATGAGTGCACCATCCAGTAGTGCGACCAAGACTGAGAGCCCACCGGGCGGAGGACTATCGGAGGGAATCTTCAAGCCCGTCTTTATCCCGGCATCGGTTGCGATCCTTGGCTTGATCACGATCGTGGTGATCTTTCGGGACCAAGCCGAGGATGCCACCGGGACCCTCAATCAATGGGTGACCGACGGGGTCGGCTGGTGGTACGTCATCGCGGTCAACATCTTCCTTATCTTCTGCTTCTACTGCGCCTTCTCCCGTATTGGCCGCATCCGCCTCGGCCGCGACGACGAGCAGCCCGAGTTCGGCATCGCATCCTGGTTCATGATGCTGTTCAGCGCCGGAATGGGTATTGGTCTGGTGTTCTTCGGCGTAGCGGAGCCCCTGACCAACTTCATCACTCCGCCGGAGGCCTACGGCGATGCACCACAGAGCATGGAGGCCGCTCAGCACTCCGTCGGACTGATGATGCTCCAGTGGGGCCTGCACCCGTGGGGAATCTACGCGGTGGTCGGCCTCGGTCTGGCCTATATGTCGTTCCGGCGCGGCCGTCCGCTTGCCGTGCGGTGGCTGCTCGAGCCGCTCATCGGCCGTCAGCGTGTCGAAGGCTGGATGGGACACGCCATCGACACCATCGCGATCGTCGGAACCCTGTTCGGCATCGCCACGTCCTTCGGCTTCGGCGTCAGCCAACTCATTGCTGGCTTGGAGTTCCTTGGCTGGGCCGAGGAGTCCAACGAGCTGATCATCGGTCTCATCGCAGCCATCACCGGCATCGCGATCTGGTCGGTTGTCTCCGGTGTGCACAAGGGCCTGAAATGGTTGTCCAACATCAACATGACCATCGCCGCGAGCCTGGCGCTGGTCATCTTTATCGTCGGGCCGACGATTTTCTTCTTGAAGGCGATTCCGGACAACTTCGGCGAGTACATCACCATCCTTCCCGACAGCATGTTCCACACCGGGCCGTTCTCGTCCGACGGCTGGGAGGCCACATGGCCGCTCGGCTACTGGGGCTGGTGGACCAGCTGGGCGCCCTTCGTGGGCATGTTCATTGCACGAATCTCGCGCGGCCGTACTATCCGCGAGTTCATCGTGGGGGTCTTGCTCGCGCCCACGATGGCCAGCCTGGTGTGGTTCACCATCTTCGGCGGCGGCGCGATCTTCGAGCAGCGGGAGAACAAGTCCGTCATCACCAACCCTGATGAGGGCGTGAACAGCACCACGGCGCTGTTCCAGTACTTCGACACCCTGCCGATGACCACCGTGCTATCGATCACTGCGATGGCTGTGGTGGTCTTCTTCTTCGTCACGTCCTCTGACTCTGGGTCACTGGTGATCGACATGCTCGCCAGCGGTGGACGCGTCGACACTCCCGTGGCAACCCGGGTCTACTGGGCGGCACTGGAGGGTGTGGCCGCTGCCGTACTGCTGGTGGTTGGTGGCGACGCTGCCTTGACGGCACTCCAAACGTTGTCTATCTCCACTGCGGCGCCGTTCTCGGTGATCATGGTGCTCGGCTGTGTCTCCATGCTGCGAGCGTTCCGGCACGATGTGGCGAACATGCCCAACTACATCCAGGTGATCCCCCGGTCAGAGGACCAGGAATCGACCGAGATGCCCCAGGTCTTCGGTTCGGGAGCCAAGTCGCGACTGCGCAGCGAGGTACGAAGCATGGCTGGGGTGAGCAGCACGATGGGCGGGCTCTCACCCGCGGCGGGCCAAGCGACCGAGGTCCAGGACCCGCAGATCATCTCGTTCCGAAACCTCGATGCGAGCGACATGACGATCGACCCGGAGACCGGGGAGCACCGACTGGACAACGAGGTCGTGGACCCGCTGGCTGGCGAGGTCTTCGACACCCCAGAGTTCGAGTCCTCCCAGGAGTACGTCAACCAGGGCGGCGTCGTGGAGGTCGCCCAGGATGAGGACGACCAACCCGAACCCACGCGTTGA